From the Amycolatopsis thermoflava N1165 genome, one window contains:
- a CDS encoding RidA family protein produces the protein MHFDEEVIVAELPDRKSQAGTGFDVVPGSLALAATGFGVASDAWRDARELLLGCDLRLDDLGALARRSPSIVDGVRSYQDAVAQVRLALAHGATVLAESELTLKQIAGVYARVDEEYAEAFGYRKGSHG, from the coding sequence GTGCACTTCGACGAGGAGGTCATCGTGGCTGAACTGCCCGATCGGAAATCGCAGGCGGGAACCGGTTTCGACGTGGTGCCCGGCTCGCTGGCGCTGGCCGCGACCGGGTTCGGTGTGGCGTCCGACGCCTGGCGGGACGCACGCGAACTGTTGCTGGGCTGCGACCTGCGCCTGGACGACCTCGGCGCGCTCGCCCGGCGCAGTCCGTCCATCGTGGACGGGGTGCGGTCCTATCAGGACGCCGTGGCCCAGGTGCGGCTCGCCCTGGCACACGGCGCGACGGTGCTGGCCGAGTCCGAGCTGACGCTCAAGCAGATCGCGGGCGTCTACGCCCGCGTCGACGAGGAGTACGCCGAGGCGTTCGGCTACCGGAAGGGATCACATGGCTGA
- a CDS encoding beta family protein has product MAAERLDDFTVLVALRAKEGEFEALRRIEGARQLTHVQPLIDFDAFTSSPAAQLSRIEAVARALHRFGRHLMVDAAEIREPSRFGLAGPLGELANRLSDPVDLLDGDYPVPFIPVVRDDTPDEAVTNLGRLADEIGIGAAVRIHVPLRDRSSVARLVDRLRIDVGLVDVIVDLRYVDQVAPQRVEQVRAVLDLVRVVGPVRSTVLLSGSIPRTLNRTDLWQQPRYEEQLWNEVVAAGAGDLRFGDYGVVHPIAGPGFRSKHVAVKYSCPAGWVYSRQRLTEDEHSGADSSLAYTLRRTCRRLVTSEHFAGPRFSWGDREVAAAADGRGNGLGRRSKPVAIATSHHLAYLAGRDR; this is encoded by the coding sequence ATGGCAGCGGAACGGCTCGACGACTTCACGGTGCTGGTCGCTCTGCGTGCCAAGGAGGGCGAGTTCGAAGCCCTGCGCAGGATCGAGGGCGCCCGGCAGCTCACCCACGTTCAACCGCTGATCGACTTCGACGCGTTCACGTCATCCCCGGCGGCCCAGCTGTCCCGGATCGAAGCGGTCGCGCGGGCCCTCCACCGGTTCGGCCGTCACCTCATGGTCGATGCCGCCGAGATCCGCGAACCGAGCAGGTTCGGACTGGCAGGCCCACTCGGCGAGCTCGCCAACCGCCTGTCCGATCCCGTCGACCTGCTCGACGGCGACTACCCCGTCCCCTTCATCCCCGTCGTCCGCGACGACACTCCGGACGAGGCGGTGACCAATCTGGGCAGGCTGGCGGACGAAATCGGCATCGGCGCGGCCGTGCGGATTCACGTGCCCCTGCGCGACCGGTCCTCGGTGGCGCGGCTCGTCGATCGGCTGCGGATCGACGTCGGCCTGGTCGACGTCATCGTCGACCTCCGGTACGTCGATCAGGTGGCGCCCCAGCGTGTCGAGCAGGTGCGGGCGGTTCTGGACCTCGTTCGGGTGGTCGGGCCGGTCCGGTCGACCGTCCTGCTGAGCGGCTCCATCCCGCGCACGCTGAATCGCACGGATCTGTGGCAGCAGCCGCGCTACGAGGAACAACTGTGGAACGAGGTCGTGGCCGCGGGGGCGGGCGATCTCCGGTTCGGTGATTACGGCGTCGTGCACCCCATCGCCGGCCCGGGGTTCAGGAGCAAGCACGTGGCCGTGAAGTACTCCTGTCCGGCGGGGTGGGTCTACAGCCGGCAACGCCTGACCGAGGACGAACACTCCGGTGCGGACAGCAGCCTGGCGTACACCCTGCGCCGGACCTGCCGCCGTCTGGTGACGAGCGAGCACTTCGCGGGACCGCGGTTCTCCTGGGGCGACCGGGAAGTGGCCGCGGCCGCAGACGGCCGCGGGAACGGGCTGGGCCGCAGGAGCAAACCGGTCGCCATCGCGACCTCGCACCACCTCGCCTACCTGGCGGGACGCGACCGCTGA
- a CDS encoding ferritin-like domain-containing protein: MPGREGVLLRDAGGWLREFQEAARARQDRGDPDWARGARLDCAVVRSLQRFQVGESGDGVRLNRAAERTGDPAYAAAVRLFVAEEQNHARLLARLLEAAGAPTITRHWTDTVFVSLRRGLGLRLELAVLLIAETVALSYYRILRDGSGDALTREVAARILDDEQRHVPFHRDRLRGSMPRPVWWLVRTAWQLLHTTTAMVVAWDHGAALRVLGVGRREFVAEQVRLFSRFLTTLRAEHAGV; this comes from the coding sequence GTGCCCGGACGCGAGGGGGTTCTGTTGCGGGATGCCGGCGGTTGGCTGCGGGAGTTCCAGGAGGCCGCGCGGGCCAGGCAGGATCGGGGTGATCCGGACTGGGCGCGCGGCGCCCGGCTCGATTGCGCCGTGGTGCGCAGCCTGCAGCGGTTCCAGGTCGGCGAATCCGGCGACGGCGTGCGGCTCAACCGCGCCGCGGAGCGGACCGGCGATCCCGCCTACGCCGCGGCGGTGCGGTTGTTCGTCGCCGAGGAGCAGAACCACGCGCGGCTGCTCGCCCGCCTGCTCGAGGCCGCCGGGGCGCCGACGATCACGCGTCACTGGACCGACACGGTGTTCGTCTCACTCCGGCGCGGGCTGGGGCTGCGGCTGGAGCTGGCGGTCCTGCTGATCGCCGAGACCGTCGCGCTCAGCTACTACCGCATCCTGCGCGACGGTTCCGGCGACGCCCTGACCCGGGAGGTGGCGGCCCGCATCCTCGATGACGAGCAGCGGCACGTGCCCTTCCACCGGGACCGCCTGCGCGGGTCGATGCCGCGCCCGGTGTGGTGGCTGGTGCGGACCGCGTGGCAGCTGCTGCACACCACCACCGCGATGGTGGTCGCGTGGGACCACGGGGCCGCGTTGCGTGTGCTCGGTGTCGGTCGGCGGGAGTTCGTGGCCGAACAGGTCCGCCTGTTCAGCCGGTTCCTGACCACGCTGCGAGCGGAGCACGCCGGGGTTTGA
- a CDS encoding MaoC family dehydratase, which produces MAIVVHGVEGVRALPVGEPLGSSGLVEVTQEAVNRFAEATGDHQWIHVDVERAKSGPFGGPIAHGYLTLSLVPRLLPEIVEFTGFGLTVNYGCEKVRFPSPVPVGSKVRATATLEEVTEVRGGLQLAITMTIAVADAPKPACVATILIRQVT; this is translated from the coding sequence GTGGCGATCGTGGTGCACGGCGTCGAAGGGGTGCGCGCCCTGCCGGTCGGGGAACCGCTCGGCAGCAGCGGGCTGGTCGAGGTCACGCAGGAGGCGGTGAACCGGTTCGCCGAGGCGACCGGGGACCACCAGTGGATCCACGTCGACGTCGAGCGGGCGAAGAGCGGGCCGTTCGGTGGTCCCATCGCGCACGGTTACCTGACGCTGTCGCTGGTGCCGCGGCTGCTGCCGGAGATCGTGGAGTTCACCGGGTTCGGGCTGACCGTCAACTACGGCTGCGAGAAGGTCCGTTTCCCCTCCCCGGTGCCGGTGGGCAGCAAGGTGCGCGCGACCGCGACGCTGGAGGAGGTGACCGAGGTGCGGGGCGGGCTGCAGCTGGCGATCACGATGACGATCGCCGTCGCGGACGCGCCGAAACCGGCGTGCGTGGCGACGATCCTCATCCGCCAGGTGACCTAG
- a CDS encoding MBL fold metallo-hydrolase — protein sequence MSFRIDRVVTSGVFELDGGSWEVDNNVWLIGDDREVVVVDAAHDDKPIVEAVAGRKVVAVICTHGHNDHVTYAPQLGEQLYAPVLLHPGDQELWDMTHAGQAFWKADDGQRIAVAGTEIELIHTPGHSPGSVCLHLPEAKALFTGDTLFAGGPGATGRSFSDFPTIIDSIRDRLFKLPEDTRVHTGHGDGTTIGTEAPHLAEWIARGY from the coding sequence GTGAGCTTCCGGATCGACCGGGTCGTCACCTCCGGTGTCTTCGAACTCGACGGCGGCAGCTGGGAGGTCGACAACAACGTCTGGCTCATCGGCGACGACCGCGAGGTGGTGGTGGTCGACGCCGCGCACGACGACAAGCCGATCGTCGAGGCCGTCGCGGGGCGCAAGGTGGTCGCGGTGATCTGCACGCACGGGCACAACGACCACGTGACGTACGCGCCGCAGCTCGGCGAGCAGCTGTATGCGCCGGTGCTCCTGCACCCGGGCGACCAGGAGCTGTGGGACATGACCCACGCCGGGCAGGCGTTCTGGAAGGCCGACGACGGTCAGCGCATCGCCGTCGCGGGCACCGAGATCGAGCTGATCCACACCCCCGGCCACTCGCCCGGATCGGTGTGCCTGCACCTGCCCGAAGCGAAGGCGCTGTTCACCGGCGACACGTTGTTCGCCGGCGGGCCGGGCGCGACGGGCCGGTCGTTCTCGGACTTCCCGACGATCATCGACTCGATCCGGGACCGGCTGTTCAAGCTCCCCGAGGACACCCGGGTGCACACCGGCCACGGCGACGGCACCACCATCGGAACCGAAGCGCCGCACCTGGCGGAGTGGATCGCGCGCGGCTACTGA
- a CDS encoding response regulator transcription factor — protein sequence MDPVTDLVALREVVDGPLHEIARRLSRFLGERWPHTALVVFTRECTGRPRKVAGATEMINKVTIGELEELKAAVEPGRPVSTTASIAGAERTVWVVLDPAGTLLVLVPRAARRRLPEPELLAAIFGLVVTSISQQVAQASPDYLAESRAASSERERTIAELAAAHEAALVAILTPLRSAGLDDRRARLSAADSASAALLALRSARKSDQALSEEAAPEAFARLREDIRQMLRHHEAPIEFVAPSGGSVPGEIAHAARAMTRTAVLAFTAQQGLARLRIAWSSDGASLVVDVRDQGSGELDVDALRRGLQGRARTLGAALDIDAAPGWGSRVTISLPLDAPQPSGETRLTNLNRREREVLALLAQGKRNKAIAAELGVTESTVKFHVTGVLQKLEVSSRGEAAALALGAGLPWRTPEVARSADPRPFPSPYHDSWCRLDNRG from the coding sequence ATGGATCCGGTGACCGACCTGGTGGCTCTGCGAGAGGTCGTGGACGGGCCGCTGCACGAGATCGCCCGCCGCCTCTCGCGGTTCCTCGGCGAGCGGTGGCCGCACACCGCGCTGGTCGTGTTCACCCGGGAGTGCACCGGGCGGCCACGCAAGGTCGCCGGCGCCACCGAGATGATCAACAAGGTCACGATCGGCGAGCTGGAGGAGCTGAAGGCCGCGGTCGAGCCCGGCCGTCCGGTCAGCACGACCGCGTCGATCGCGGGCGCGGAGCGGACCGTGTGGGTGGTGCTCGATCCGGCCGGCACGCTGCTGGTGCTGGTCCCCCGTGCGGCGCGGCGGCGGCTGCCGGAGCCGGAGCTGCTGGCCGCGATCTTCGGCCTGGTGGTGACCTCGATCAGCCAGCAGGTCGCCCAGGCCAGCCCCGACTACCTCGCCGAGTCGCGGGCCGCGTCGAGTGAGCGGGAGCGGACGATCGCCGAGCTGGCGGCCGCGCACGAGGCGGCGCTGGTGGCGATCCTGACCCCGCTGCGGTCCGCCGGCCTGGATGACCGCCGGGCGCGGCTGTCGGCGGCGGACTCGGCGTCGGCGGCGTTGCTGGCGCTGCGGTCGGCGCGGAAGTCGGACCAGGCGCTGTCCGAGGAGGCGGCGCCGGAGGCGTTCGCCCGGCTGCGCGAGGACATCCGGCAGATGCTGCGGCATCACGAGGCGCCGATCGAGTTCGTCGCACCGTCGGGCGGTTCCGTGCCCGGCGAGATCGCCCATGCCGCACGGGCGATGACGCGGACCGCCGTACTGGCGTTCACCGCCCAGCAGGGCCTGGCGCGCCTGCGGATCGCGTGGTCGAGCGACGGCGCGAGCCTGGTGGTCGACGTGCGGGACCAGGGGTCCGGGGAGCTGGACGTGGACGCGCTGCGCCGGGGCCTGCAGGGCCGGGCGCGCACCCTGGGCGCCGCGCTGGACATCGACGCCGCGCCGGGCTGGGGCAGCCGGGTGACGATCTCGCTGCCGCTGGACGCGCCGCAGCCCTCCGGCGAAACGCGGCTGACGAACCTCAACCGCCGTGAGCGGGAGGTGCTGGCGCTGCTCGCGCAGGGCAAGCGCAACAAGGCGATCGCGGCGGAGCTGGGCGTCACCGAGAGCACGGTGAAGTTCCACGTCACCGGGGTGCTGCAGAAGCTGGAAGTGAGCTCCCGCGGCGAGGCGGCGGCGCTGGCACTGGGCGCGGGCCTCCCGTGGCGCACGCCTGAGGTCGCGCGTTCGGCGGATCCACGGCCGTTTCCCAGTCCCTACCATGACTCTTGGTGTCGCCTCGACAACCGGGGGTGA
- a CDS encoding YbaB/EbfC family nucleoid-associated protein — translation MTPELPPPLAELGRRLDHHRATAAHGNVAAEVDGHGNLTGLRLAAGTLRRVHPDVLGREIVSAVAAARAAAAEHRRQAMSAVLPGIAT, via the coding sequence GTGACGCCGGAACTCCCGCCGCCGCTGGCCGAACTCGGCAGGCGGCTCGACCACCACCGCGCCACCGCCGCGCACGGGAACGTGGCGGCCGAAGTGGACGGACACGGCAACCTGACCGGCCTGCGACTGGCCGCGGGCACCCTGCGGCGTGTGCACCCGGACGTCCTGGGCCGCGAGATCGTGTCCGCGGTCGCGGCCGCCCGCGCCGCTGCCGCCGAGCACCGGCGGCAGGCGATGTCCGCCGTGCTGCCGGGGATCGCGACGTGA
- a CDS encoding SRPBCC family protein — MSGKTTAAVDIARSPQEVFGFLTDATHLPDWQPDVRTAAFDGPAPVTVGTRGHEVRHVMGADRTIAWEVTAYDPGRRYGVRGVDGPVRANVDVTFTPQGQGTHVEYGIAFEGHGVGRFIAPLARRNARKEVPATLGLLKQHLEAQPHG, encoded by the coding sequence ATGTCCGGGAAGACCACCGCCGCAGTGGACATCGCGCGCAGCCCGCAGGAGGTGTTCGGCTTCCTCACCGACGCCACCCACCTGCCCGACTGGCAGCCCGACGTCCGCACCGCCGCCTTCGACGGCCCGGCCCCGGTCACCGTCGGGACCCGCGGGCACGAGGTACGTCACGTCATGGGCGCCGACCGGACCATCGCGTGGGAGGTGACGGCCTACGACCCGGGCCGGCGCTACGGGGTCCGCGGCGTGGACGGGCCGGTCCGGGCGAACGTGGACGTCACGTTCACCCCGCAGGGCCAGGGCACCCACGTCGAGTACGGCATCGCCTTCGAGGGGCACGGCGTGGGCAGGTTCATCGCTCCCCTGGCGCGCCGCAACGCGCGCAAGGAAGTGCCCGCCACGCTCGGCCTGCTGAAGCAGCACCTCGAAGCGCAGCCTCACGGCTGA
- a CDS encoding Vps62-related protein yields MRALLGVALLAMTLLTACQDHDPGPKEQTAPTPARADEPTALQFAPRVWLAGDERFTPMDATAYIRQSVLRYEHDDCADGEPVADPVEPGALRGTVYKHQKDADPAVPSPDKPLFPCARHSGEEVTPDSDGGFYLDAHDDVQPDDAPPPMYWEHHRADDERSAYVYWFFYGRNELRPAGTPVGNTHEGDWERVAVQLRNGEPVAVTFFGHGAEPCSVPWTDLDHDDGHPVVYSAKGSHASYPSKGWHVSGATFDWTSQGDLWHTQPRALDGEPWYGYRGAWGAQSLVPGFSGPAGPYPGRQLADVFTDRRCAMPARLPDGFAGTWETRDPVEQSPATGPYHMRVVLGGDSNPVEYRTTWTGPDPDLACRGILRLVDATTEWLQLRETILDKDAGNCVTDGTVTLHRDGESLKMTYSGGGVTASATLYRKQDGPPPSGSSAPPTSSAPSASDGIRRYEEFLHAVGREDLAVACEIAGPAAKQAEDQGFGPCEQTFPITFQMFSTAQKQALRTATVDRARVTETAGRIEIPAGAVRAGTPFTESDLGDAVLEYRGGQWYVVD; encoded by the coding sequence ATGCGCGCGTTGCTGGGGGTGGCTCTGCTGGCCATGACGTTGCTGACGGCCTGCCAGGACCACGATCCTGGGCCGAAGGAGCAGACCGCGCCCACTCCGGCGCGTGCGGACGAGCCCACCGCACTGCAGTTCGCGCCGCGGGTGTGGCTCGCCGGCGACGAGCGGTTCACCCCGATGGACGCGACCGCCTACATCCGGCAGTCGGTGCTGCGGTACGAGCACGACGACTGCGCCGACGGCGAACCGGTGGCCGACCCGGTCGAGCCCGGCGCGCTCCGCGGCACCGTCTACAAGCACCAGAAGGACGCCGATCCGGCTGTGCCGTCCCCGGACAAGCCGCTGTTCCCGTGCGCCCGCCACTCGGGTGAGGAGGTCACCCCGGACTCCGACGGCGGGTTCTACCTGGACGCGCACGACGACGTCCAGCCCGACGACGCTCCCCCGCCGATGTACTGGGAGCACCACCGCGCCGACGACGAGCGCTCCGCGTACGTGTACTGGTTCTTCTACGGCCGCAACGAACTCCGCCCTGCCGGCACCCCGGTGGGCAACACGCACGAGGGCGACTGGGAGCGGGTCGCCGTCCAGCTGCGGAACGGCGAGCCGGTCGCGGTGACCTTCTTCGGCCACGGCGCCGAGCCGTGTTCGGTGCCGTGGACGGACCTGGACCACGACGACGGTCACCCGGTCGTGTACTCGGCCAAGGGGTCGCACGCGTCGTACCCGTCGAAGGGCTGGCACGTCTCCGGCGCCACCTTCGACTGGACCTCGCAGGGAGACCTGTGGCACACGCAACCGCGCGCGCTCGACGGCGAGCCGTGGTACGGCTACCGCGGCGCGTGGGGCGCGCAGTCGCTCGTGCCCGGCTTCTCCGGCCCGGCAGGCCCCTACCCGGGACGGCAACTCGCCGACGTGTTCACCGACCGCCGCTGCGCCATGCCCGCACGGCTGCCGGACGGGTTCGCCGGGACCTGGGAGACCCGCGACCCGGTCGAGCAGTCCCCGGCGACCGGGCCCTACCACATGCGGGTGGTCCTCGGCGGCGACAGCAACCCGGTCGAATACCGCACGACCTGGACCGGCCCCGATCCGGACCTGGCCTGCCGCGGCATCCTCCGGCTGGTCGACGCGACCACGGAGTGGCTGCAGCTGCGCGAGACGATCCTGGACAAGGACGCGGGCAACTGCGTCACCGACGGCACGGTGACGCTCCACCGGGACGGCGAGTCGCTGAAGATGACCTACTCCGGCGGCGGCGTGACGGCATCGGCCACGCTGTACCGCAAGCAGGACGGCCCGCCACCGTCAGGGTCCTCGGCACCGCCGACGTCGTCGGCCCCGTCGGCGTCCGACGGCATCCGGCGTTACGAGGAGTTCCTGCACGCCGTGGGCCGTGAGGACCTCGCGGTGGCCTGCGAGATCGCCGGCCCGGCCGCGAAGCAGGCCGAGGACCAGGGTTTCGGGCCGTGCGAGCAGACCTTCCCGATCACGTTCCAGATGTTCTCGACGGCACAGAAGCAGGCACTGCGCACCGCGACGGTCGACCGGGCCCGGGTCACCGAAACCGCCGGGCGGATCGAAATCCCGGCCGGCGCGGTGCGGGCGGGCACCCCGTTCACGGAGAGCGATCTCGGCGACGCGGTCCTCGAATACCGCGGCGGCCAGTGGTACGTCGTCGACTGA
- a CDS encoding S-(hydroxymethyl)mycothiol dehydrogenase, translating to MPQTVRGVIARSKGAPVELTDIVIPDPSPGEVVVAIAACGVCHTDLTYREGGINDEFPFLLGHEAAGTVESVGEGVDSVQPGDYVVLNWRAVCGQCRACKRGRPQYCFSTFNATQKMTLTDGTELTPALGIGAFADKTLVHAGQCTKVDPAADPAVAGLLGCGVMAGLGAAVNTGAVSRGDSVAVIGCGGVGDAAIAGARLAGANKIIAVDRDAKKLEWATELGATHTVNATETDVVEAVQALTGGFGADVVIDAVGRPETWKQAFYARDLAGTVVLVGVPTPDMRLEMPLLDFFSRGGALKSSWYGDCLPERDFPVLIDLHLQGRLPLDKFVTERISLDDVEKAFHTMHAGEVLRSVVVW from the coding sequence ATGCCACAGACGGTCCGCGGCGTGATCGCCCGCTCGAAGGGAGCTCCGGTCGAGCTCACCGACATCGTGATCCCCGACCCCAGCCCCGGTGAGGTCGTGGTCGCGATCGCCGCGTGCGGGGTGTGCCACACCGACCTGACCTACCGCGAGGGCGGCATCAACGACGAGTTCCCGTTCCTGCTCGGGCACGAGGCCGCCGGCACCGTCGAAAGCGTCGGCGAAGGCGTCGACTCGGTCCAGCCGGGCGACTACGTCGTCCTCAACTGGCGTGCCGTGTGCGGCCAGTGCCGCGCCTGCAAACGCGGCCGCCCGCAGTACTGCTTCAGCACGTTCAACGCCACCCAGAAGATGACCCTGACCGACGGCACCGAGCTGACCCCGGCGCTGGGCATCGGCGCGTTCGCGGACAAGACGCTCGTGCACGCCGGGCAGTGCACCAAGGTCGACCCGGCCGCCGACCCCGCCGTCGCCGGCCTGCTCGGCTGCGGTGTGATGGCCGGGCTGGGCGCGGCGGTCAACACCGGCGCGGTGAGCCGCGGCGATTCCGTCGCGGTGATCGGCTGCGGTGGTGTGGGCGACGCGGCCATCGCCGGGGCGCGCCTGGCCGGGGCGAACAAGATCATCGCCGTGGACCGCGACGCGAAGAAGCTCGAGTGGGCGACCGAACTGGGCGCCACGCACACGGTGAACGCCACCGAGACCGACGTCGTCGAGGCCGTCCAGGCCCTGACCGGCGGGTTCGGCGCGGACGTGGTGATCGACGCGGTGGGCAGGCCGGAGACCTGGAAGCAGGCCTTTTACGCGCGCGACCTCGCCGGCACGGTGGTGCTGGTCGGCGTCCCGACCCCGGACATGCGCCTGGAGATGCCGCTGCTCGACTTCTTCTCCCGCGGCGGCGCGCTGAAGTCGTCCTGGTACGGCGACTGCCTGCCGGAACGGGACTTCCCGGTGCTGATCGACCTGCACCTGCAGGGCAGGCTGCCGCTGGACAAGTTCGTCACCGAGCGCATCTCGCTGGACGACGTCGAGAAGGCCTTCCACACCATGCACGCCGGCGAGGTGCTGCGTTCGGTGGTGGTCTGGTGA
- a CDS encoding DHA2 family efflux MFS transporter permease subunit, which translates to MAAPATTPPDATLEAPPRSGLLIGVLVVSAFVMILNETILSVALRDLTADLAVSTTTVQWLTSGFLLTMAVVIPTTGFLLERFTPRQVFLASLTLFSAGTAISGLAPGFGMLMAGRVVQACGTAVMLPLLMTSVMRLVPENKRGATMGTITIVIAVAPAVGPTIGGAVLASLGWRWMFWIVLPLALAALAVGATWFRLDSSTRKVPLDVPSVLLSALGFGGVLYGLAGIGEGGGHSPVPPWATIVGGLALLAVFTWRQTRLQRADRALLDLRPFTHRSFVVALVLAALLFVCLLGVASIMLPLYLQTVLHTSTFVSGLAVLPGGLTLGLLGRPVGALFDRFGARPLVIPGAAALAVSMWLFALLGPGSPLAAVIAIHVLLMAGLGFMMTPLMTESLGVLPDHLYSHGSAILATLQQVAGAFGTAVFVSVATLGSNDPAGTPDATGLRTAFVVAGVVGVLALVTALFVRKPAAAAVPAAH; encoded by the coding sequence ATGGCCGCCCCCGCGACCACTCCGCCCGACGCCACGCTCGAGGCGCCGCCGCGGTCCGGGCTGCTCATCGGCGTGCTGGTCGTCTCCGCGTTCGTGATGATCCTGAACGAGACGATCCTGAGCGTCGCGCTGCGCGACCTCACCGCCGACCTGGCCGTCTCCACCACCACGGTGCAGTGGCTGACCAGCGGGTTCCTGCTGACGATGGCGGTGGTCATCCCGACCACCGGGTTCCTGCTCGAACGGTTCACCCCGCGCCAGGTGTTCCTCGCGTCGCTGACTCTGTTCAGCGCGGGCACCGCGATCAGCGGGCTCGCGCCCGGCTTCGGCATGCTGATGGCCGGGCGCGTGGTCCAGGCGTGCGGCACCGCCGTGATGCTGCCGCTGCTGATGACGTCGGTGATGCGCCTGGTGCCGGAGAACAAGCGCGGCGCGACGATGGGCACGATCACCATCGTGATCGCCGTGGCCCCCGCGGTGGGGCCGACGATCGGCGGGGCGGTGCTGGCGTCGCTGGGCTGGCGCTGGATGTTCTGGATCGTGCTCCCGCTGGCGCTGGCCGCGCTGGCGGTCGGCGCGACGTGGTTCCGCCTGGACAGTTCGACCCGGAAGGTGCCGCTGGACGTGCCGTCGGTGCTGCTGTCCGCGCTCGGGTTCGGCGGCGTGCTCTACGGCCTGGCCGGCATCGGCGAAGGCGGCGGGCACTCGCCGGTGCCGCCGTGGGCCACGATCGTCGGCGGGCTCGCCCTGCTGGCCGTGTTCACCTGGCGGCAGACGCGGCTGCAGCGCGCGGACCGGGCGCTGCTGGACCTGCGGCCGTTCACGCACCGCAGTTTCGTCGTCGCGCTGGTGCTGGCCGCGCTGCTGTTCGTGTGCCTGCTCGGGGTCGCCTCGATCATGCTGCCGCTGTACCTGCAGACCGTGCTGCACACGAGCACGTTCGTCAGCGGGCTGGCGGTGCTGCCCGGCGGCCTGACGCTCGGGTTGCTGGGCCGCCCCGTGGGCGCGCTGTTCGACCGGTTCGGCGCGCGGCCGCTGGTAATCCCCGGCGCGGCGGCGCTGGCGGTGTCGATGTGGCTGTTCGCGCTGCTCGGGCCGGGTTCGCCGCTGGCCGCCGTGATCGCGATCCACGTGCTGCTGATGGCCGGGCTCGGGTTCATGATGACCCCGCTGATGACGGAGTCGCTCGGCGTGCTGCCGGACCACCTGTACTCGCACGGCAGCGCGATCCTGGCGACGCTGCAGCAGGTCGCGGGCGCGTTCGGCACCGCGGTGTTCGTCAGCGTGGCCACGCTGGGCAGCAACGACCCGGCGGGCACCCCGGACGCCACCGGCCTGCGCACGGCGTTCGTGGTGGCCGGCGTCGTCGGGGTGCTCGCACTGGTGACCGCGTTGTTCGTGCGCAAACCCGCTGCCGCCGCGGTGCCTGCGGCGCACTGA